One window from the genome of Glycine soja cultivar W05 chromosome 12, ASM419377v2, whole genome shotgun sequence encodes:
- the LOC114378706 gene encoding uncharacterized protein LOC114378706 codes for MAVTESGPMFLKAIDCSNEIKDKDFIAKLMREVIMEVGHSNVVQIVTDNAAVCKAAGLIIEAEFPSIYWTPCVVHTLNLALKNICAAKNTEKNNVIYEECSWITQIADDAMFVKIFVMSHSMRLSIFNSFNSLKLLSIAPTRFASTIVMLKRFKQLKKGLQEMVISDQWSSYKEDDVAKAKFVKDTLLDDKWWDKVDYILSFTSPIYDVLRRTDTEASSLHLVYEMWDSMIEKVKNAIYQYERKEESEGSTFYEVVHSILIDRWTKSSTPLHCLAHSLNPRYYSHEWLSEDSNRVPPHQDLELTRERLKCFKRFFLDMDVRRKVNIEFANFSDGREGFDDLDSLNDRGQMDPKAWWLVHGINAPILQKVALKLLAQPCSSSCCERNWSTYSFIHSLKRNKMAPHRAEDLVFVHSNLRLLSRNTPQYHQEEAKMWDVAGDDFGSLNDCGILEIASLSLDEPELESVFFNDDC; via the exons ATGGCTGTCACAGAGAGTGGACCTATGTTTTTAAAGGCCATCGATTGTTCAAATGAGATCAAAGACAAGGATTTCATTGCCAAACTTATGAGGGAGGTAATTATGGAGGTTGGTCACTCAAATGTTGTGCAAATAGTGACGGATAATGCAGCCGTTTGTAAAGCAGCAGGTTTAATAATTGAGGCTGAGTTTCCTTCCATCTATTGGACTCCATGTGTTGTCCACACATTAAATCttgctttgaagaacatatgtgCAGCCAAGAATACAGaaaaaaacaatgttatttATGAAGAATGTTCTTGGATCACCCAAATTGCGGATGATGCAATGTTTGTGAAAATTTTTGTCATGAGTCACTCTATGAGACtatcaattttcaattcattcaattCATTGAAATTACTATCCATTGCTCCAACAAGATTTGCCTCCACTATTGTAATGCTCAAGAGATTCAAGCAATTGAAGAAAGGACTCCAAGAGATGGTCATTAGTGACCAATGGTCTTCTTATAAGGAAGATGATGTTGCAAAGGCTAAATTTGTAAAAGATACTTTGTTGGATGATAAATGGTGGGATAAGGTTGattatattctttctttcactaGCCCTATCTATGATGTTCTTAGAAGAACTGATACAGAAGCTTCATCTCTCCATCTAGTATATGAAATGTGGGATTCAATGATTGAAAAGGTAAAGAATGCCATATATCAATATGAGAGAAAGGAGGAGAGTGAAGGATCAACCTTTTATGAGGTAGTGCACTCCATATTAATTGACCGTTGGACTAAGAGTAGCACTCCTCTCCATTGTTTAGCTCATTCCTTAAATCCAAG ATATTATAGTCATGAATGGCTAAGTGAAGATTCTAATCGAGTTCCTCCACATCAAGACTTGGAACTCACTCGTGAAAGATTAAAATGCTTCAAGAGGTTCTTTCTTGATATGGATGTAAGGAGGAAAGTGAATATTGAGTTTGCCAACTTCTCGGATGGAAGAGAAGGTTTTGatgatcttgattctttaaaTGATAGAGGTCAAATGGATCCAAAAGCTTGGTGGCTAGTTCATGGCATTAATGCTCCAATACTTCAAAAGGTTGCCCTTAAGCTACTTGCGCAACCTTGTTCATCTTCATGTTGTGAAAGGAATTGGAGTACATATTCATTCATCCATTctttaaagagaaacaagatgGCACCACATAGAGCTGAAGATTTAGTATTTGTTCATAGCAACTTACGACTTCTCTCAAGGAATACTCCACAATATCATCAAGAGGAAGCTAAAATGTGGGATGTAGCCGGAGATGATTTTGGATCACTTAATGATTGTGGTATTCTTGAAATTGCTAGTTTGTCTTTAGATGAACCAGAGTTAGAAAGTGTCTTTTTCAATGATGATTGCTAG
- the LOC114379864 gene encoding E3 ubiquitin-protein ligase RMA1H1-like, which translates to MALDHFEESVHQKGNWKSSSEIIADSGRNASGSFDCNICLECVQDPVVTLCGHLYCWPCIYKWLHFQSTSLDNEEQQKPQCPVCKSEVSQSSLVPLYGRGQTTIPSKGKPHQVGTVIPQRPHGPRTLNIRSVSQPISQSYHPYSNPYHPQQFNSIPSGYTSPMIRTSGSIDNTFGIFGEMIYARVFGNHVSNLHTYANLSGTSNPRMRRHLMQVDKSLSRISCFLLCCLVLCLLLF; encoded by the coding sequence atggcCTTAGATCACTTCGAGGAGAGTGTGCACCAAAAAGGAAATTGGAAATCTTCCAGTGAAATCATTGCAGATTCTGGTAGAAATGCCTCTGGTAGCTTTGACTGCAACATCTGCCTGGAGTGTGTTCAAGATCCAGTGGTGACACTTTGTGGTCATCTTTATTGCTGGCCCTGCATATATAAATGGCTTCATTTTCAAAGCACCTCTTTGGATAATGAAGAGCAACAGAAGCCACAATGTCCTGTATGCAAATCAGAAGTTTCTCAATCCTCCCTTGTTCCATTATACGGCCGCGGCCAAACCACAATACCTTCTAAAGGGAAGCCACATCAAGTAGGGACTGTCATACCACAAAGACCTCATGGTCCCAGAACACTTAACATTAGAAGTGTTTCCCAACCGATTTCTCAAAGTTACCATCCCTATAGTAATCCTTATCATCCTCAACAATTCAACTCGATTCCAAGCGGTTACACCTCACCTATGATTAGAACAAGTGGTTCAATAGACAACACATTTGGAATCTTTGGAGAGATGATATATGCAAGGGTATTTGGTAACCACGTGTCAAACCTCCATACATATGCCAATCTTTCGGGGACCAGTAACCCAAGAATGAGAAGACATTTAATGCAAGTTGATAAATCACTCAGCAGAATAAGTTGTTTCCTCCTTTGCTGCCTAGTTTTGTGTCTGCTCTTATTCTGA